The DNA segment TTGTGGCTTTGCTAAGTCCAACAAATAATAACGAATTATTTCCTGTTTAGGAAGTATAATGTCTCGCTGATGCATTAACTCCACGATTTGTTCTAATATTCTAGACCTCAAGCTTCTTCGCAATATCtaattttgcaataaatatattctgaacctaataaaaatatttttatttcattctttttaTCATTacgaaattgaaataaaataattgatctTCCCAACTATCAATTCAAATATTGTACGGAACCATTTCCGAGTTCGACTTGCGCTCAGCtggttatttaaaaagttaaaattcatGTAATCGTACAGAGAAAAAACATCATGTCGTTCCGTTACAATGATTGTTGAAGTATATCAATTATGGTTCTTCTTGGAATGTGATATAACGTCTATTTATATACGTAATTGTGTctgtttcaaatatatttcaagctaaatataaattatcactaaaatagattttattctaAGTATACGCTGccaaaataaaaccttattaaaatcaataaaacattaattttaaatgttctttCTAAACATGgctagatatattataaaatatttcattgaacgAACGAGAAAAAAATACGAAGCGTTAGACGTATTATCAGAACGTGCGGATAGACCTCAAGTGGTCTATCCGCACGTatcgataataatattgtatgttgttgaatttaaacataatttaaccCTGTCAAGTCAAGATACCTCCAGCTACCTGCTTTCTATACTAAGGAATAGCATAGTAAgagataattttatacaattatattgatttttgatAACCTAATTCATAATTgcttgttaatataataatccaaaataagaatttactactaaaaattataatcaaagttaataaaattagaaagtaACTGTTGCAGGAGCACTGTTTTTATGCAGTTTATATTACACTAGCTTTAACACGCGTTATGACCCGTATATAATTtggaatacataattataaatatctgtTTATAATTACTACTAAGTTCCTAAGAGTTGTAGTGTGAAGTACCATtataaccttaataaataaaatatctgagGCAAAATGAATTATTCAAATCGTAATGGTACTTACTTAAATTAGCATTTTTAACCATTCAAGCTATCAATCTttataacagataataaatataaattacaagtaaTATGTATCGTATTGAACGTAcgatgtacatatgtatgatCGGTGAAAGCCGAAATCAATTTCTAAAACCTTATTacgattgtattttaaatagcatttaCGCTGTTACGTTCCAGGAATATTAACATTTCATGATTTCCGTAGTTTTTTAGTTGTAAAACAGTTATAATGAACATGCAACTTCGTTTATTCTCATTGcgtcaatatgttttttttaatattcttaaagacaattataaataaggttTATGATTAGATCCTTTCTAGCTTTCTCAGTGCACCTCATTGGTGCATGTCATTACTTTACTGCGTTAtgctttattttcaatttcaccTTCTATTGTGAGTGTGGAGAAACCGGCTAAGATCCGAGGAAAGGACCAGTGTAGACTCGGCGCTGGTGACGCTCGCCTCTTTCGAAACGAatcaagatttaaattaaatacattattttttcttcaacgTTCATCATATCACGACATGTCGGCTAAAGTGACGCTTTCACTATTTCTTGCGTTATTTGCATTTGCAAACAGTGCGAGTATTTTAGGTGAGTACGTTTGCCATaccttttttgttttgattgattgaataataGTGACTATCCtctttggttttattttaatcgtttaATGAGCTCTAATGGGGAATGTAAAATATgtgatttcaaattatttattatttagaattgAAATTGCTCATTTTAGTTGACTAACAATCACTTAGTAATTTTATCATACTTTTTATGAATTGTTGTTATGAATTGTGTGTTTggtgattttttatttgaactatagcaagtttttattaaattgttttaaaatatatttactttgaattAGCTGTAGCTAAGAATCATTCATTTCGTTTTGATATTTTCTCGTATGGTTTagataaatgttttattcaaaaagaTCATAATATGTCggttatatatgaaatataaatattaatttaattactctaTTAaactgactttttttttaattataatttttttttaattttaatattgcaatttcatattttagttTAAGTCTCCAATTGTGTGTAATTGTATATACTGTAAACATAATATGTACGAGCTAATATTAAAACGTATTGTAGTTTTTTCTTCACTTAAAGATAGATTTATTCACGTAAGCGTTTTAAGCAAAtcgtttatacaatttttatgcaTGCATTAGTcgatatagttatttttaacactatattttatatcatactaTATCTAAGAAACCGGGTGGATTTGtactttatatatgatatagtaGTTGCATTTAGAATTTCATATTCagtattttacattttcaatacTTATTAAAGAATTGTTTGTTATGTATTAGTACCGTAATCTTATAGTATTACCTAACTATTCGCACTTACGTTTATGTAATACTTACAAAGGGTTAACGACTGATATTCTTGTTCAAGTGACCGAATACAAAGACCGCTGACGTATAAGTGAAAGTAAGCCTCTATGTGAAAGTACAGAAAGGCCTAAGGCTTTAATACTGGCATCATTAATGAAACTAGATTTCAGTTAAAACGTTTtctaatttaaagtaatagtcTGTGAATATCCCGTTGCTGGGCTAAGGATCGTTTTTCGacgagagggtttggagcttattggaatatttaatatattattttttgttcagaGTAGACTTcgattttcataaaacaaaaacaattttattattattttcttttatcaacACCATCATCAGAATAAGTTTGTTCACTAATGGATATAGGCCTCTCCTAGGGCACTTCATTGAGCTCAATCATCACCTTTCGTTTTCTAGCTTTTTGAGATTATATTTTGACATTCATACAATTattgtcggatgaaattctgacgTATGAATATTCCCAAATGCGTTGgggcgtggttgaataagctcctaGCCCTCACTTCAAGAGATGCATTTGTCCAAATGTGGCACAATTACCGTAACAAcctctaaatgtcccactgctgggctaaaggcttcctctccctttttgaggagaaggcttggagcttattccaccacgctgctccagtgcgggttggtataatacacatgtggcagaatttcagtaaaattatacacatgcaggtttcctcacgatgttttccttcaccgtaaagcacgagatgaattataattataaaataagcacttgaaaactcagtggtgcttgccagggtttgaacccactatgatcggttaaaatttacacgttcttaccactggcttTTTTGTGGCACAATTATtggctgttatttttatattaataatataattattaactttagaTTACCTGGATTGGGACGATGGGAAGAAGCTGATAGAGGTACCGGAGTTAAGGAATGACCAGCCAAATAGAAATTGCATGTGTAAAGGACCAGCCTGCGTTTGTTGCGTTGATTTCAACATAACATTTGTTGACCTTGGAGGACCAGGTGAGTTTAGTAATTGAATATTGAATATCCTTTATTACCcttgtttatttttagatagTGTGAAGTAAACACAAGTTAAGAAGGATTACTATTATACCTGTCTGATATCAAATCTCCTAAGCGTTTTCTGGTTGATAAACCCTTAGTCGGCAATGAAAACACTAAATGGTTGAGATGTGGTAGATCTATTTAACTAtcggtataaataaataaacaaaaatcggTATAGTTCAATATCCAcatattaactataatattgaatgttttactagaaaattttacaaaatttcatgttCTTTATCACGTTTATAGCTCAAAGATTGCCACGTCATTTAAAGAGATTATCAACGACTCAAGAACCTTTATCTAAAATTagcttataaaacttaaattttatttatttttcttttgataaacaataatatttaataaaatagaatgtgTATAGCCCCGCAGATCCGAAAGTGTCATTTCTAATCTGGTCAGGTCTGGTCTGGTCTGGTGGTTAAAAATATCGAAATCGGATTGATTTCGGACCCATATTTTTAGCATGGTAGAGTTATCACTAAATTATTAGGTAATCTAAATTCCACAAGTATAACAGtagttttgtcttttttttaaattcttaattaattcCTATATTTTCTGATTTTACACGAGAATAACAGCTAGGGTGATGATTACCttcgtataaattaattttttcgcATTTTAGGTTGCGTTCACATGAAATACTTATCACCTGAAGATGGGTTCTCAGTTAACGTTTCGTATGGAAAAAATCTTTTACACTCTTCTAAGATACAAGGTAATGAGAAAAATATGGTAAAGTATACTGATATGTTGGGCATTTTACAATGTATAACATAAGCTAGTCATATTAACATACTCCCTTTcctatatctataattattataatatattttctaagtaCTTGCCTTATATTAGATATCGCTACATAATTCGCGTATCTTTTATCTAATATCAATGTGCTGAAAAGTCCCTTTCTTTGTTTTATCTACCGTTTATTGAGAACggatatagatttttttacgttctatatactttatatatagacAGTAGCAACTAAacggaatattaataatattttaggtaaAAATCCAGCACCAATATGTCTAGAAGTCTTTGGCAAATTTGCGCAAGTATGTGCAAAATTCAGTGACCTAGCGCCTACTTCTGATGGCCTACGCGGATGTCTCGAGCTGGAGCCAAAGTTACTTGGAGAGAGTCAGTTGGAATTCCCAATAGGCTGTTTCAAATCTAATGCAGGTAGCATGGAAATGGAAGATCCACCAGCGGAACCTGAAGAGTAAGtctattttaatcaaatagaggaattaaattaaaatttaagaaaactcTTTGCCATTAAATTGGATctaaactgatttaaaaaatatcaattttaaaaaaaatctagcgTGATACATATTTCCCTTTTAGATTACTGTAAAACTAAAGATACTAAACTATATGaacattttctattaatattttatttcgatttatttattttatcttagacatgtaaaataatatatctttagatATCCtaacaacaaatattatacaattataatcatGTATGACGCACTTTGCCTCATATCGATGCatcttaatattactttttataaatgctTACAGAACAACAGAAGAAACTACGACGGAAAATAGCAACACTTTTGACGCAGaatcatttttaatcaatatctaTCAAACAGCGGAACAGAGTGTTGCATTTCTTAACAGCCTTCTAGATTTTCCTCTGAGAAGAAATGAAACAACAACAATCAAACCAAGTACAGAACCGGAGACTTCTCAGAGAAGAGCTcccaaatatttaaaacatccaAATCAATTgtgataattttatgataaaatatatatttaagtacaaaGAAGGCATTTCATAGATTAACTTCAGCTTGCCAACTTGTTAACGCTCTTTTACAAAAAGTCAGCGATATACTTTCTCctatttattgctttaataataaaattagttagtTGACTTATGTTtgataattataactataataaagtaatatgtaaaaataaaattttgtttaatcttttatttagaactttattatttcaagaaaaaatgtaatgtaacaaaatgtttacttggtttatgtatgtatgatataaaacacaaacaataagtatttcaataagaactctaaatattaaattatcctTGGGAGAATGGTGGAGTAGCGTTCGTCTCGAGCAAATATACGCCAGTTTCTCTGTAATAAAAATGCCAATAAATACTTCCAAATAGCCTTACAACTCTAATCACATAAATGTCTATATCTTACTAGGGTTTTCGGTTACGTCAATGTTAAATTTCATTACTAGTAGTAGTACTAAACATACTTACAGAGATActttcgaattaaaaatatcagtaatttgtatagattaaaaaaactaaatgttaaACTTACCCAGTTTTAGGAGTAAGTCCAcccatttttaaagtttttggtccaaagcataattttaaaacagcAGCGTAATAATTCATACATTCCCTTCCAGTGAATCCTCCAGATTTAATAGATTCTGCTAAGTAATGGAAACCTCTAGCGTGATCACAAGCATTCGAATTGCAACCAGGCATTGAAATGCCTCCGTTAGGGTAAAAATCAACAAGACCAAGGTCACCTAAATAACCATATACACCATAGTTGGTATGAATAACTTCAGTATACAATCCATCGCTAGGTCGGAAacggaaaatattattaacccaTCCAATGAGTGCTGGGTCCAGACctgaaaataaaagtaacaacctgAAAATATTTCACTGATGGACAAAGGGCTTCTCTTCGTTAAAAAAGCTCTACTCGGAAGCTCCAACTCAGCTGCTCCTCAGTAGATTGGTGAAAATATAAGTGTCAGATTATTCACCGGGCTCACACTTGTTTATCATGAAGTTTTTTCATAATCtagcacaagataaattataatcaaagtgAGCACATCTCCAGTTGATATGAGCCCGCGATCTACTTAAACGTGTTTAGTTAACcagattaagaaaaaaaattctttaaattatctttataaattaacgACAAAATCTATTGCTTTTTCCAATAATatgaacaataatatattttaagtaataatatttacaaaaaataaaccaaaatatGTTAGTCACATATTGCACCTTGTCCaaagtaatcattattatttatatatcccaTTGccttaatataagaaatattcttACCAGTAATATAGGGCACTCGACCACCTAAATATCTTCCCACAATACCAGCTTGATGTCCACCGACTCCGTGACCGATAATATGATACTGATCAAGTGTTGAACCACTTGCTTCGTTCAACCAGTTAATAAACTGACCCACCGCTGCGCCGGATCGAATACAATTTTGATTTACTTCtctataatttaaagaactagCTCCAGTACTCCAGTCCACTACTATTACATTTAGATCTTCAGCAGCCAAGAGTACTATaaacatatgtaaaatattaatatattagaatTGAATAGGAAAGTATCCTGatgcaaattatatataaactaattttgTACTTCATAGGAAGTATGGAAACTTGGGCCCTTCGTAACAAACTCTCTGAAAACCAGGTAACTTTAATGCGCAAACTATACAACTGATAAATATCTCTGCGTCAAAGAAACTAAGCACCAATAAAAgtgaattaaaaatacctaattGCTTACTCGTAATTGCGAAAATTTAATACTTCTTTTGCCCAAGAATATTTTTGCTTcggtttaaatttcaatatgtatttatttaaatttacttagaTGAAAATCTGCCTTTTTAGTATTAGCAACAGTTAATTTTCTAACTTTAATCAGTTTTCCATCTAAACGTTCAATAATCTTACATATTTACAATGAGAATTTTCTTACCAGGTACGAGAACATTATTAAAATCTGATGTAGCTGAATTCAACCATCCGTGAATGAGGACAATAGTCCTACTAGTGTTCTTGTAATTAGTCTGAGATAGTAAGCCAGGGTTAGTAACTATTGGCTGGCTCTTAGTTGGAttatttctgaaataaaaattacgtgCTAAAGTGAAAtacgtgaaataaaaaatcattcgtAAAGTGGTTATAAGAAAagcaaattacattaaaaaatattgcgttTTCAAAGTCGGGCAAGAACCCCTGTgctttcatgtgcttgatttatGTTTAAGATAAATCTTGTACTAGGCGatgaaaaaatttattataaggacccaaataacccgcattggagggaataagctccaaaatctcTTCAAAAGGTGAAAGTTGTAAATGGGCATttacaacttttattttatttttatatttgaggaGGATTATTAATGAGGAGATACAGCCGTGTGCGCCAGACTCCACAATAACTTACCAAAggttaatttgttaatatattatttctaagttTTAAGGATTTTTAAAAGTACCTGGTAAACAAATGATAAACATTTGATACAGATGGGTTGAACTTGGATCCTTTCAAATAATCATTCAGCGTCGTCCACATATCGAATATTTGAAAATCTCCATTCGAATCAGCCGCATATTGAAAACGTGGCTGAGCAAGGCCTGTTAGTATCTGGTTTGGCTGTAATGCTTAAACAAAGAACTTCCATcgattaataatttacttaatttataattagttaatatgTATTATGCTACAAAAGAGGCAGTATGTATAATGAACCCACGAAAAGAAAACTTAAGGAGTGGTGTCATCAGTCAAACTAACTTTATATGATATACCGGGAAGACTTTAAATGGCATAATCGTGAAAGCGATCGTAAAGATAAtgcttacaaaataaatgttaaataacattctcTGTATTAAACTGTTAAACAATgtgatttaattgaaaaatataagattatagaagaattatagattatagaatagatgaaacaaataattgcttattataaTTAGGGTGCCTTTCTACACAGAACTGC comes from the Nymphalis io chromosome 1, ilAglIoxx1.1, whole genome shotgun sequence genome and includes:
- the LOC126770773 gene encoding uncharacterized protein LOC126770773; this translates as MSAKVTLSLFLALFAFANSASILDYLDWDDGKKLIEVPELRNDQPNRNCMCKGPACVCCVDFNITFVDLGGPGCVHMKYLSPEDGFSVNVSYGKNLLHSSKIQGKNPAPICLEVFGKFAQVCAKFSDLAPTSDGLRGCLELEPKLLGESQLEFPIGCFKSNAGSMEMEDPPAEPEETTEETTTENSNTFDAESFLINIYQTAEQSVAFLNSLLDFPLRRNETTTIKPSTEPETSQRRAPKYLKHPNQL